A stretch of DNA from Methylobacterium sp. CB376:
CGAGCTGGTACAACGTGCCGCGGAGGCCGTCGGCTATCATCTCGCTCAGACGGTCCGTCGCAGCGGCGAACAGGATCGGCCTGTCCGCACCCTCGGCTTCCTTCTCCAGCGGAGAAACGAGTTTTACGACACACTGGGGAAGCTCCTGCAGGAGACAACGGCTGCCTCGACGACCATCAGAGGCCGGTCGATGCTGAAGTTCCGGGACTACCAGGAGGAGGAGGTCGTCGCGGAACGCCTCGTCCAGCTTGGGCGGACATGCGATGCCGTGGCTGTCGTCGCCGCAGATCACCCACAGCTGACCGAGGCCATCGACATTTTGCACGAGAAAGGCGTGCCTGTATTCGCGTTAATTTCCGAGCTCACGGCGCCGAATCGTGCCGGCTACATAGGACTGGACTATTGGATGGTCGGCAAAACCGCGGCCTGGTTCCTCTCCAATATGTGCAGGACGCCGGGAAAGATCGCCATTTATGTAGGGAATCATCGCTTCCAGAGCGAAATTGCCAGCGAAATGAGTTTACGTTCGTATTTCCGTGAATATGCGAGGGATTTTCAGTTACTCGAGTCGGTGGTAACCCTCGATGAAGACGACATAGCTTATAAATATACAATTAATTTATTAAGAGAGACGCAGGATCTAGTTGGCATTTACGTCGCTGGCGGCGGCATCAACGGCGTCATCCGGGCGTGCCGTGAGGACCCGAGCACCTCGTCCCGAAACCTCATGATTATTGTAATGGAAGGGACTCAAGAGGCGGCTAAAGCACTCCTTACCGGTGAGATCAAAGTGATCCTGGCGCACCCAAAGAAATTGTTAGCTGACACCCTGGTCGAAGCGATGGCGAAATCAACGATGATTAACCAAGGCGCCTACTACGTGCATCCTAGAATTCAGTTCGATATACGGACACAAGCAAATTGGATT
This window harbors:
- a CDS encoding LacI family DNA-binding transcriptional regulator, coding for MRRPTIADVAKAANVSVSTVDRVLKRRHPVREETAELVQRAAEAVGYHLAQTVRRSGEQDRPVRTLGFLLQRRNEFYDTLGKLLQETTAASTTIRGRSMLKFRDYQEEEVVAERLVQLGRTCDAVAVVAADHPQLTEAIDILHEKGVPVFALISELTAPNRAGYIGLDYWMVGKTAAWFLSNMCRTPGKIAIYVGNHRFQSEIASEMSLRSYFREYARDFQLLESVVTLDEDDIAYKYTINLLRETQDLVGIYVAGGGINGVIRACREDPSTSSRNLMIIVMEGTQEAAKALLTGEIKVILAHPKKLLADTLVEAMAKSTMINQGAYYVHPRIQFDIRTQANWIPESELLKPYKPGLPWRRDIPRNPT